One genomic region from Candidatus Nitrosopumilus koreensis AR1 encodes:
- a CDS encoding lipopolysaccharide biosynthesis protein — MTKFFEKIIKLVVRFKDLTAIGVANLVASAIGGIFWILLAALMDAEAYGEIGYFLSIASIVGVAAGLGAYNTMTVYTAKGEKIQKSLWYMVGLSGIISSVIIFFIFQNLGVSIHVLGYVIFTLIISETLGKKFYIKYSKLIITQRSLMFGLAMGLFFGIGPDGVILGIGLSFIPFVIIVYKSLKESEFSIEHLKNKKNFIANNYVLDISKVLSGHLDKLIIAPIFGFAILGNYYLGIQIFNLLSLLPAAVLYYTLPQDASGKPNIKLKKVVFGASGILAVLGIFLSPILIPNFFPKFLDAILVIQILSIAIIPKTVTFMYMSEFMGNEKIKTVVIASAIFVVVQIVLIFILGEIYGILGLAVALVIANVAEAGYLSGIKKFSPRSRIV; from the coding sequence ATGACAAAGTTTTTTGAAAAAATCATCAAACTTGTTGTGAGATTTAAAGATCTAACAGCAATAGGCGTGGCAAATCTTGTTGCATCTGCAATTGGTGGAATTTTTTGGATTTTATTAGCAGCATTAATGGATGCTGAAGCCTATGGAGAAATAGGGTATTTTCTTTCTATTGCATCAATTGTAGGAGTTGCAGCAGGATTAGGTGCATACAATACAATGACAGTGTATACTGCCAAAGGAGAAAAAATTCAAAAATCATTATGGTATATGGTTGGATTATCAGGGATTATTTCTTCGGTAATTATATTTTTCATATTTCAGAATTTAGGGGTAAGTATTCATGTTTTAGGATATGTAATTTTCACTTTAATAATAAGCGAAACGTTAGGAAAAAAATTCTATATAAAATATTCAAAATTAATAATTACCCAAAGATCACTTATGTTTGGTCTGGCCATGGGTTTATTTTTTGGAATAGGTCCAGATGGAGTAATATTAGGAATTGGATTATCTTTTATTCCATTTGTAATAATAGTATACAAAAGTCTAAAAGAATCCGAATTTTCAATAGAACATCTAAAAAATAAAAAAAATTTTATTGCAAATAACTATGTTTTAGATATTTCAAAAGTCTTAAGTGGGCATTTAGACAAATTAATTATTGCTCCAATTTTTGGATTTGCTATATTAGGAAATTATTATTTAGGAATTCAAATTTTTAATTTATTATCTTTATTGCCTGCTGCAGTTTTGTATTACACACTTCCTCAAGATGCTAGTGGAAAACCAAACATAAAATTAAAAAAAGTTGTGTTTGGTGCATCAGGAATACTAGCTGTATTAGGAATTTTTTTATCTCCAATTCTAATCCCTAACTTCTTTCCAAAATTTTTGGATGCAATTTTAGTAATACAAATTCTTAGCATAGCCATAATTCCCAAAACAGTTACTTTCATGTATATGTCAGAATTTATGGGAAATGAAAAAATCAAAACTGTTGTAATAGCCTCAGCGATCTTTGTTGTCGTACAAATTGTATTAATATTCATTTTAGGAGAAATATATGGGATTTTAGGACTAGCTGTAGCACTAGTTATAGCTAATGTAGCAGAGGCAGGATATTTGTCAGGCATAAAAAAATTCAGTCCAAGATCTAGGATAGTTTAA
- a CDS encoding glycosyltransferase family 2 protein translates to MITIGIPAYNEEKNIAKVIVQLQDKGYSIIVCDDGSSDMTAKIAEKMNVIVIRHEKNLGYGAAIRSIFLKAKELNTDSLVTFDADGQHRVEDITSLIEPLTKDKADIVIGSRFLGQDESNIPNYRKTGIKVITKIANISGEKELTDSQSGLRAYNSKALESITPSENGMGVSTEILIKANKANLKIFEIPVTILYEGNTSTHHPVSHGASVIVSTMKFISIERPLKFYGIPGVVLLSIGLFLVFGQFRDLLKLDK, encoded by the coding sequence TTGATAACAATTGGAATACCTGCATACAACGAGGAAAAAAATATTGCAAAAGTGATTGTTCAATTACAGGATAAGGGCTATTCCATCATAGTTTGTGATGATGGTTCAAGTGATATGACCGCAAAAATTGCTGAAAAAATGAATGTGATAGTAATACGCCATGAAAAAAACTTGGGTTATGGAGCAGCTATTCGCAGTATATTTCTTAAAGCAAAAGAATTGAATACAGATAGTTTAGTAACATTTGATGCAGATGGTCAACATCGAGTTGAAGATATCACATCACTAATTGAACCATTAACAAAAGATAAGGCAGACATTGTAATTGGTTCTAGGTTTTTAGGTCAAGATGAATCAAATATTCCAAATTATCGTAAAACAGGTATCAAAGTAATCACAAAGATTGCCAATATATCCGGAGAGAAAGAATTAACAGATTCACAAAGTGGTTTAAGGGCATATAATTCAAAAGCTCTAGAATCTATTACTCCATCAGAAAATGGAATGGGGGTATCTACAGAGATTTTAATTAAAGCAAATAAAGCAAATTTAAAAATTTTTGAAATTCCTGTAACAATTTTGTATGAAGGAAATACATCAACACATCATCCGGTGAGTCATGGTGCATCAGTGATAGTAAGCACAATGAAATTCATTTCAATAGAAAGACCTTTGAAGTTTTATGGGATTCCAGGAGTGGTTCTTTTATCTATTGGTTTATTTTTAGTTTTTGGGCAATTCAGGGATTTGCTGAAACTAGACAAATAA
- a CDS encoding NAD-dependent epimerase/dehydratase family protein, with translation MKSKKILITGGAGFIGTSLANTLSNNNDVTIFDNFSVNANFQNYSNNEIILVKGDLCNPDDYQKLSNDYDVVFHLAADPEVRLSVTNSQSIFQNNVQATYHLLEWLKTIETKTISFTSTSAVYGDVEIFPTPETIQCFPISLYAGSKLACEFMISSYCHTYDKIGTAIRLANVVGPFSKHGILFDMLNKLRKNQNELEILGDGTQNKSYLYIDDCISGLLAITQANTKNFQIFNLGSDTQIQVKDIVDIILKNTNLENTHKNFSGGTKDGRGWIGDVKTMLLDISKSKSLGWTPSLNSSESIEKTVIELLKSKPIFD, from the coding sequence ATGAAATCCAAAAAAATTCTGATAACAGGCGGTGCAGGATTTATTGGAACTTCGCTTGCAAATACTCTTTCTAATAATAATGATGTAACGATTTTTGATAATTTTTCTGTAAATGCTAATTTTCAAAATTATTCAAATAATGAAATTATTTTGGTGAAAGGAGATTTGTGCAATCCTGATGATTATCAAAAATTAAGTAATGATTATGATGTTGTATTCCATCTAGCTGCAGATCCTGAAGTTAGACTAAGTGTAACTAATTCACAATCAATATTTCAGAATAATGTTCAAGCGACCTACCACTTGCTAGAATGGTTAAAGACTATAGAAACAAAAACAATTTCATTTACATCAACATCTGCTGTATATGGAGATGTAGAAATTTTCCCAACACCTGAGACGATACAGTGTTTTCCAATTTCCTTGTATGCTGGAAGTAAATTAGCTTGCGAATTCATGATCTCTTCATATTGCCATACCTATGATAAGATTGGTACGGCGATCAGACTTGCTAATGTGGTAGGGCCTTTTTCAAAACATGGTATACTTTTTGATATGCTAAATAAATTAAGAAAAAATCAAAATGAACTTGAGATTTTAGGAGATGGTACTCAAAACAAGTCATATCTTTACATAGATGATTGTATTTCTGGACTTTTAGCAATAACTCAAGCAAATACAAAAAATTTTCAAATATTCAATCTAGGTTCTGATACGCAAATTCAAGTTAAAGACATAGTTGACATAATATTGAAAAATACTAATTTAGAAAATACTCATAAAAATTTTTCTGGTGGAACAAAAGATGGTCGTGGATGGATTGGGGATGTAAAAACCATGCTGTTGGATATTAGCAAATCTAAGAGTTTAGGATGGACTCCATCTCTAAATAGCTCTGAATCTATTGAAAAAACAGTAATTGAATTATTAAAATCCAAACCTATTTTTGATTAA
- a CDS encoding glycosyltransferase: protein MIVIFEKSNSDLDKDIESVLKEKSKDSRLKVVLQQKKGIANSLNEGINEASGELIARMDADDISEKNRFEEQEKFLRENNLDLIGSWATSISENNEILGTIEPPTKNSEIRKKIMFHNPFLHPSIMFRKKIIEKIGTYNTSFNGAEDYDLYFRVISNGFKVGNIPKPLIRLRETTDSVMRGKNWRKNRKINFQVKKNAVKNLGFNSTYDLIYFLITPLTFFVSPKNAFVLKNKIGYNRINQK from the coding sequence GTGATTGTAATTTTTGAAAAATCAAATTCAGATTTAGATAAAGATATTGAATCAGTCCTTAAGGAAAAATCAAAAGATTCAAGATTAAAAGTAGTTTTACAACAAAAAAAAGGAATTGCAAATTCATTAAATGAAGGAATCAATGAAGCAAGCGGGGAATTGATTGCACGAATGGACGCAGACGATATTTCTGAAAAAAATAGGTTTGAGGAACAAGAAAAATTTTTGAGAGAAAATAATTTAGACCTAATAGGAAGTTGGGCAACATCAATTTCAGAAAATAATGAAATTTTAGGAACCATTGAACCACCAACAAAAAATTCAGAAATTAGAAAGAAAATCATGTTTCATAATCCATTTTTACATCCATCAATAATGTTTAGAAAAAAAATCATAGAAAAAATTGGTACATATAATACATCATTTAATGGTGCAGAAGATTATGATTTGTATTTTAGAGTTATTTCAAATGGATTCAAAGTTGGAAATATACCAAAACCATTGATTAGATTAAGAGAAACTACAGATTCAGTTATGAGAGGAAAAAATTGGAGAAAAAATAGAAAAATAAATTTTCAAGTCAAGAAAAATGCAGTAAAAAATTTAGGATTTAATTCAACTTACGATTTAATTTATTTTTTAATAACACCATTAACATTTTTTGTATCACCAAAAAATGCATTTGTTCTAAAAAATAAGATTGGATATAACAGAATTAATCAAAAATAG
- a CDS encoding FkbM family methyltransferase, with translation MKIQNLFHKIKIILKIINITKNSKETLKLIIKNKCPPKIELKNGINFYTNENALDVVAIIENFSSENNYDRYLIKTNENQHIIDIGANIGTFSVYIGKKYPSAKIFCYEPDEKNYDKLLKNIQINSIKNTVTYQKAVGKKNGISTLFSDEYGKFGTVGSSTNKKGPKEKKVESITLQKILEENKIEKCNLLKLDCEGAEYEILMNNEQIFNKIELISLEYHNDNIHNGNELKKFLENIEYQVELIPDKHSNEYGFIHARKIK, from the coding sequence ATGAAAATTCAAAATTTATTTCATAAAATAAAAATTATTTTAAAAATAATTAATATAACAAAGAATTCTAAAGAAACTTTAAAGTTAATTATAAAAAATAAATGTCCACCAAAAATAGAATTAAAAAATGGAATTAATTTTTATACAAATGAAAATGCTTTGGATGTTGTTGCAATTATAGAAAACTTTTCTTCAGAAAATAATTATGATCGATATTTGATAAAAACAAATGAAAATCAGCATATAATTGATATTGGTGCTAATATTGGAACTTTTTCAGTATATATTGGCAAAAAATATCCATCAGCAAAGATATTTTGTTATGAACCAGATGAAAAAAATTATGATAAGCTTCTAAAAAATATTCAAATTAATTCAATCAAAAATACTGTAACGTATCAAAAAGCTGTTGGTAAAAAGAATGGAATAAGCACTTTGTTTTCTGATGAATATGGTAAATTTGGAACTGTAGGTTCTTCAACAAATAAAAAAGGACCAAAAGAAAAAAAAGTAGAATCTATTACATTACAAAAAATTCTTGAAGAAAATAAAATTGAAAAATGTAATTTGTTAAAATTAGATTGTGAAGGTGCGGAGTATGAAATTTTAATGAATAACGAACAGATTTTTAATAAAATTGAATTGATTTCGTTAGAATATCATAATGATAATATTCATAATGGAAATGAATTGAAAAAGTTTCTAGAAAATATAGAATATCAAGTTGAATTAATACCTGATAAACACAGTAATGAATATGGTTTTATTCATGCCAGAAAAATCAAATAA
- a CDS encoding GDP-mannose 4,6-dehydratase, protein MKIETIEQCKGKKILITGGAGFIGSEIVRQITNSGGKAVIYDNFSSGKRKYLKNIQNIEIIKGDIKNKKLLEKSIKKCEYVINLAALPFIPDSYNFPQQFFDVNTNGTLNVILASMKNKKMKNFVHISTSEVYGTAKKSPMDENHPTLPHSTYAVSKLAADRAVFTIHKEHNFPAVIIRPFNSFGPRITQPYIIPEIVSQFKKENKEIKLGNVESSRDFTFVRDTANGVIKALFTDKAIGETINLGSGKSYKIKEIVKIIGSILNKNYKIKADKERIRPFDVNKLECNNNKAKKILDWKITTSFREGLEETIQWVDENEVRFGTSFKGWTKNEIYRKKR, encoded by the coding sequence TTGAAAATTGAAACTATAGAACAATGTAAAGGGAAAAAAATTCTGATAACAGGCGGTGCAGGATTTATTGGATCAGAAATCGTAAGACAGATAACAAATTCAGGAGGAAAGGCAGTTATTTATGACAATTTTTCATCAGGTAAAAGAAAGTATCTAAAAAATATTCAAAATATTGAAATCATTAAAGGAGACATAAAAAATAAAAAACTTTTAGAAAAATCAATTAAAAAGTGTGAATATGTAATAAATTTGGCGGCATTGCCATTCATTCCTGATTCATATAATTTCCCGCAGCAATTTTTTGATGTGAATACAAATGGTACATTAAATGTAATTTTAGCTTCAATGAAAAATAAAAAAATGAAAAATTTTGTTCACATATCCACAAGTGAAGTATACGGAACAGCAAAAAAAAGTCCAATGGATGAAAATCATCCAACTTTACCACATTCAACATATGCAGTAAGTAAATTAGCAGCAGATAGAGCAGTTTTTACAATTCATAAAGAACATAATTTCCCAGCAGTCATAATTAGACCATTTAATTCATTTGGGCCTAGAATTACACAGCCATATATCATCCCAGAAATCGTTTCACAGTTCAAAAAAGAAAATAAGGAAATAAAACTTGGAAATGTAGAATCATCAAGAGATTTTACATTTGTTAGAGATACAGCAAATGGAGTGATTAAAGCACTTTTTACGGATAAAGCAATTGGTGAGACGATTAATTTAGGTAGTGGAAAATCTTACAAAATTAAAGAAATTGTAAAAATTATTGGCTCAATATTGAATAAAAATTACAAAATTAAAGCGGATAAAGAGAGGATTAGGCCTTTTGATGTAAATAAATTAGAATGCAATAATAATAAAGCAAAAAAAATACTTGATTGGAAAATCACAACTTCGTTTAGGGAAGGATTAGAGGAAACCATACAATGGGTAGATGAAAATGAAGTAAGATTTGGAACATCATTTAAAGGATGGACAAAAAATGAAATTTATAGAAAAAAGAGATAA
- a CDS encoding NUDIX hydrolase, which produces MIKFVSEKDFEISKRSFPMSCVDLIVLNPQSEFLLVKRAISPYKNKWCLPGGIIHFGEKLEAAVKRISNNELGINTKIIEEIGFFEKVYPGRHDITHCFLVSTKNTNIKLDFQASDAKFFSQIPSQIGSFYIPMLQKAIFLDK; this is translated from the coding sequence TTGATCAAGTTTGTATCTGAAAAGGACTTTGAAATATCAAAAAGATCATTTCCTATGTCTTGTGTAGATCTAATTGTCTTAAATCCACAATCTGAATTTTTGTTGGTAAAACGAGCAATTTCTCCCTATAAGAATAAGTGGTGTTTGCCTGGTGGAATAATCCATTTTGGAGAAAAATTAGAGGCTGCTGTAAAACGAATCTCTAACAATGAATTGGGTATCAATACAAAAATCATTGAAGAGATTGGTTTTTTTGAAAAAGTTTATCCTGGAAGACATGATATCACTCATTGTTTTCTTGTTTCTACCAAAAATACTAACATAAAATTAGATTTCCAAGCATCTGATGCAAAATTCTTTTCTCAAATTCCTTCTCAAATAGGCTCATTTTATATCCCAATGCTTCAGAAAGCAATTTTTCTAGACAAGTAA
- a CDS encoding GDP-L-fucose synthase family protein codes for MINWNEKNVLVTGGNGFLGSYVIEALKKKSVKNLITPTSSECDLTQHENCKRIVKNIDIVFHLAAKVGGIGFNKEKPAELFYDNIMMGTQLMNEAKNTGVEKFIALGTICSYPKFTTLPFSEDSIWDGYPEETNAPYGLAKKMLLVQSQSYRQQYDFKSIVVFPTNLYGPRDNFDPSSSHVIPALIKKIHKSKIEDTPLTVWGDGSPTRDFLYVEDAARGIILAAEKYDDDSPINLGSGKEVSIKELVTVLCKIMNFEGEIIWDTSKPNGQPRRCVSIKLAEEKIGFKPLVNLETGLEKTVKWYIEKINGTL; via the coding sequence GTGATTAACTGGAATGAAAAAAATGTCTTAGTTACTGGCGGAAATGGATTTTTAGGCTCATATGTTATTGAAGCATTGAAAAAAAAATCTGTTAAAAATTTAATCACACCTACATCATCGGAATGTGATTTAACTCAACACGAAAATTGCAAAAGAATTGTTAAAAATATTGATATTGTTTTTCATCTAGCTGCTAAAGTTGGTGGTATTGGATTCAATAAAGAAAAACCTGCAGAATTATTTTATGATAATATAATGATGGGAACACAATTAATGAATGAAGCAAAGAATACTGGCGTAGAAAAATTTATTGCGTTAGGAACAATTTGCAGCTATCCAAAATTTACGACATTGCCTTTTTCTGAAGATTCTATATGGGATGGATATCCTGAAGAGACAAATGCTCCATATGGACTTGCAAAAAAAATGTTGCTCGTTCAATCTCAATCCTATAGGCAACAATATGATTTCAAATCAATTGTAGTGTTTCCCACGAATCTTTATGGTCCTAGAGATAATTTTGATCCATCAAGTTCTCATGTAATTCCTGCACTAATAAAAAAAATCCACAAATCAAAAATTGAAGATACCCCGTTAACCGTATGGGGTGATGGTTCTCCAACCCGAGATTTTTTGTATGTGGAAGATGCAGCAAGGGGAATTATCTTAGCTGCTGAAAAATATGATGATGATTCTCCCATTAATTTGGGATCTGGAAAAGAAGTTTCCATAAAAGAATTGGTCACTGTTTTATGTAAAATCATGAATTTTGAGGGTGAAATAATTTGGGATACATCAAAACCTAATGGTCAGCCACGAAGATGTGTGAGCATAAAATTAGCAGAAGAAAAAATTGGATTCAAACCTTTAGTGAATCTGGAAACTGGTTTAGAAAAAACCGTAAAATGGTATATTGAAAAAATTAATGGAACCTTGTGA